The genomic segment AGAGGGAACAGTCAATGCCGTTACTGCTACCAACGACGGCAGAGTTATAGCTTTCAATCTCAACACCCACAAGGAAATTCCGTTGCATGGAAAAGAAAGCGTTGAATTAATGCAAGCCTTGCTTTTCGAGGGTTTGGATGAGCAATCTCGCCTTCGAAAGGAGTTGAGCATCCCCAAGATGAAGGACTATGTGGAATCTATGGAGGACGAAGAGGACATTCTGTCCGGAAACAAGGAGCTTCTTCCACATGGTTCCAAAGTAGATAGCCTTTACGGTACATATTATAGTGCCGAGGAGGAATATTCAAGCTACGCCCAAGGAACCTTGCCACTAGCTGCAGAAGACAAAGCTGAACTCATAGCAGACCTTCAATCATCATTCATGAACTTCAAGCAAGAACTACAAAATATGGTTGAAGCTTACAAAGACCATGATGGTGTCATCGACACAAATAAAGTGAGCAAGCTAGAAAAACTTGACAGAATTCTGAATATCGAGGCAAGAGGTCAGACTCCTGTCAAACCTGTACCTGTAGCCGCAAAAAGAGAGTCACCAAAGGAATCACTACAGGATGTAGAAGCCGCTTCCAAACAGAATGACCTCAAAGAGGTAAAGAACATAAATGCCGAAGAAGTTGACCAAAAAGCCATTAAGTCCTTCTTTGGCAATGTAAACTATGCACCTAAGAAAGTGAAGGAAGAGAGTTCTAGACAGGTTGCGCCACACAGATTGACGGAAAAAGAAAAAGACGATGCAATCTCACGAATCGACAAGCGAATCGCAGAACTGCACCGTCTAGGAAAGGAGCAATCTCTCAAATCCAATATTGGAAACTCAGCCGACTCCCACCGTCGTGGGTACCTCCCATCAGGAACGTCTCCTGATGGCGCACAGAGCGTTGCCCCTTCTGATGGCAAAGATAATAAAAAATTTCCATCTAAGTATCTATTTCTTGGGAATTTAGCCCATTTTATAACATCTTTTAATACAAATATAGGCATTAACGCCAGCAATTTTACAAAAGAGTTATATAAAGGCATAGGGTTACACCCTCACGGTAAAGATGTTCAAGTTTCTGAATATATTAATTTTTCCAACGACAAAGGAGAAAAAACAACAGTCCGTCTTTCTGATCATCGAGCTAACGCACTCAGCATCATCAAAAAAGGAGGAAGAGCGGCCGAAGGATATTCTATCGTTATAAAAGTAGAAGATTCTCCCGAAACAAAGTTCAAGGCAAACAAACATTCCCAAGTAAAGGAATACGTTTATGACAATCCAGACCGCCAACGCCTTCTGAACATTGGCAAAGGAATCTTCGACCTCTTGGACAGAGGAGAATACACCGACTTGGCCAATGCCAACGAGATAAACATATCCCCTAGAGGAAGGCAGCATAAAGAACTACGCACTCCTGACGGCAAGCTACTGGGCTTCACCTATCAAGGAAAGATTTACCTTTATCCTGAGGCAAAGGGCTTTGAGCCACCAGTACATGAGTACACCCACTTGTGGGCGGAAGCACTGCAAGACAGGAACTGGAAAGAATGGAAGAATGTCGTAGGCATGATGAAAAAGTCGAACCTCTGGAACGAAGTAAGAGACCTCCACACCGAGCTTATTGCCACCGATGACATTGCCGAGGAAGTCCTTGCCACCTATTCTGGAAGAAGAGGCGCAGAGCGTTTGGAGTCAAAGCTTAAGGAAATTGTTGCTAGCAACAAGAGTATGGACGAGAAGACCGCAGAGACCCAGGCCGTCACTCAAATGAACAATGCCGTTTCAAAGTTCTGGAATGTCATGTCTGACTTTTTGCACATTCATTATACATCCGCAGAAGAAGTAGCAGATAGAGTCTTGTATGAATACACCAAAGGTCTCTACCCTCTCAATTATGAAGAAGTCGCTCAACAAAAGGGCAAGACCAAGCCATATTATGTTTCCGTAGAGGAAAAAGACAATGGTCGATGGCATCGTCCTGAAGTAGAGCAAAGAGCGGCCTATCAGCGTTATGGAGAGATGATGGCTGATAAGCTATCCCTTCAACTCACCTATGGCGATATGCCATGGATAAAGAGCGACAAGCAGATTCCATGCGACCTGAGCAAGAAGGCATACCATGGAATGGATTCTTTCATGCTGGCCTTGGACGCAGAAAAGAACGCCTATACCTTACCTATTTATATAAGCAAGGAAGATATCCAGGCAAACAACTTGCTGGTGAAGTCAGATGCCACCTCCTTCCCTATCATAGAAGAAGTAGGTGTAACAGAGTTATATAACATCGAGCAAACCAACTTTCCAATCTTGCACCCGAAGGATTACGAGGAGTTAAAAGTAGATAGCATCGCATCCAATCGTTACAAGCAAAGTAACGAACTGGGCCAACTACTCCGCAAAGGAGCATGGCAGACCGCTATTGCCTTCGATGG from the Segatella copri genome contains:
- a CDS encoding ArdC-like ssDNA-binding domain-containing protein, giving the protein MAKEEKQNIISNFLSGWQKLFGGAKEHTTPKVKPFPKNHFYSPEELEYLSQNKEGSLIDQWAVSIGKWAFEQGKDKSSPTKFAAVKWQNGLMATWIDGKLTPDTKDRQIGRLLLLKERGYELPERYENMAQDYEAQSLVGKYFVSNNDKSIIKIDSYDRGKLIFDAPSLVLKKWEDGSLSSNEEKVAYADFHKSLNEKYTIMEEERQKEFQEKLANFEDGKELYKGMHNLLRQTYPPTIGGSIPMELRTAHPVGFFDGKVIPVSWSLTSEKDIKVSVYTNHSNALSSITINEDNAYKAKSLLNSIAHAINNEKVNGLTRSLVNVLGNKLGEDKIFAKENNTPLLEAREGTVNAVTATNDGRVIAFNLNTHKEIPLHGKESVELMQALLFEGLDEQSRLRKELSIPKMKDYVESMEDEEDILSGNKELLPHGSKVDSLYGTYYSAEEEYSSYAQGTLPLAAEDKAELIADLQSSFMNFKQELQNMVEAYKDHDGVIDTNKVSKLEKLDRILNIEARGQTPVKPVPVAAKRESPKESLQDVEAASKQNDLKEVKNINAEEVDQKAIKSFFGNVNYAPKKVKEESSRQVAPHRLTEKEKDDAISRIDKRIAELHRLGKEQSLKSNIGNSADSHRRGYLPSGTSPDGAQSVAPSDGKDNKKFPSKYLFLGNLAHFITSFNTNIGINASNFTKELYKGIGLHPHGKDVQVSEYINFSNDKGEKTTVRLSDHRANALSIIKKGGRAAEGYSIVIKVEDSPETKFKANKHSQVKEYVYDNPDRQRLLNIGKGIFDLLDRGEYTDLANANEINISPRGRQHKELRTPDGKLLGFTYQGKIYLYPEAKGFEPPVHEYTHLWAEALQDRNWKEWKNVVGMMKKSNLWNEVRDLHTELIATDDIAEEVLATYSGRRGAERLESKLKEIVASNKSMDEKTAETQAVTQMNNAVSKFWNVMSDFLHIHYTSAEEVADRVLYEYTKGLYPLNYEEVAQQKGKTKPYYVSVEEKDNGRWHRPEVEQRAAYQRYGEMMADKLSLQLTYGDMPWIKSDKQIPCDLSKKAYHGMDSFMLALDAEKNAYTLPIYISKEDIQANNLLVKSDATSFPIIEEVGVTELYNIEQTNFPILHPKDYEELKVDSIASNRYKQSNELGQLLRKGAWQTAIAFDGKPSLASYSAKNDTIHVAPVQHYEKEQDFYRDLGMGLTRSTRKAEARKTSFESLSREELVSLVGSVILGQKNHFDVTTPQQTSMWKERLRKDPSYTKQVLSSADVASQIIMQRIDILKKGGNQDIDLRSSTPVEVDIDGNGIVESQENLVPDQKQSSNESQEQSDEVSRQEKRHMHR